The Armatimonadota bacterium DNA window GACAAAATCTCTTCTGGGCGTTCTTCTACAATACAATCTTAATTCCAATCGCAGCCGGAGTGCTCCATCCTTTCTTCGGCATCCTCCTAAACCCAATGTGGGCTGCAGCCGCAATGGCCCTCAGCTCCGTCTCTGTCGTCAGCAATTCCCTTCGACTTCGAAATTTCCAACCAGAAAAGCTTAGTCACTAAAACGCAATTTTAGATTTGCCTATAGCGTGAGACCTTGAATATAAACACTTGATACACCCAACATTTTTGAATAATCGAATTCGTAATAGACTTTGGTAGGTTTTCTGGTACTTCCTCGCTAATCTAATGAATAGCACATATTTGGATGGGATATATGAAGAAGCAATATAATCTATCAAAACTCCATTGGAAGCTTTCGGGGTGGATACCTGAATACTGGCGGCTCAATCAAACGGCGGAAATTGGCACCTCGCCCGATGCTGAAATACCAGCGATTCCCGCTCATGTGCCAGGTTCAGTACAGCATGCGCTACTTGAGGCGGGTATCATCCCAGACTGGAATGTTGGTCTTAATTTCCGAGAATGCGAGTGGGTCGAGAATCGCCATTGGATTTACGAAGTGGCAATCCCGGATGAGTGGATTGAGGCAAGGAAAACGTTTCGACTAAAATGTCTTGGCCTTGATTTCGCAGGGGAGGTCATCCTAAACGGTAAACTAGTATCCGATTTTTGCGGCTCCTTCATTCCCCACTGCTTCAATCTCACACCACACTTACAGGAGAAAGGTAATATATTGCGCATTGTCTTCACGACACCCCCTCGGTGGCTGGGGCAATTCGGCTATACCTCTAAAATGAAGGACTGGAAAGTCCGATTTAATTACACTTGGGATTGGACTGCTAGGCTGGTGCAGATTGGCATATGGGACGATGTAATCCTCGAGGTAACCGATGGACGCGAGATAAAGGACTTCCGCTGTTTCACCGATGCCGACCCCGTAACAGCAACCGGCATAATTCAAATGAACGGGCTCGTCTCTGCACGAAAAAGTGATCTGATTCGCATTACCCTCACCCAAAATAAGCAGATAATTCGGACAGAGGAAGTTCCACCCGAGCATATAAGTCAAGGGGTCATTTGGGAAGTACCCTCTATTGAGCTTTGGTGGCCGAATATGGAGGGTCAACAACCCCTGTATATACTTTCATGCACCCTGGTTGACAAAGAAGGCCGAGAACTTGATCAAATTGACCGCCGAATAGGCTTCAAACACGTCAGATGGGTTCCCTGCGAAGATGCACCAGAAAATGCCGACCCGTGGATATGTGAGGTAAACGGCCGCCCCATCTTTCTTCAAGGCGTCAATTGGACGCCCATCCGCACTAACTTCGCCGACGTAACCATTGAAGATTACCGCAAGCGCCTCGAGCTTTATCGCGACCTCGGATGCAACGTCTTGCGTGTATGGGGCGGGGCAGTTCTTGAGAAAGAATGTTTCTATGACTTATGTGATGAGTTAGGCATACTTGTTTGGCAGGAGTTCCCCCTGTCATCTTCAGGGGTTGACAACTTGCCGCCGGACGACGAGAAGACAATCCGCGAGATGAGTGAAATCGCTAAATCATATATCGCCCGTAGGCAGCACCATGTCTCGCTCCTTCTATGGAGCGGCGGTAATGAGCTAATGTACCTAGACGGCAAGCCAGTTGATATTTCTCATCCACTTATTAAACGGTTTCATGACATAGTGAAAAATGAGGACCCTACTAGAAGATTTCTTCCAACATCTGCCAGCGGACCATCGGAATGGGGCTCGCCTGAGAACTTTGGGAAGGGCATACACTGGGATGTACATGGGCCATGGAAAGCTGTTGGCAATCTAGAATGCGAATGGTCAGATTACTGGAAGAAC harbors:
- a CDS encoding glycoside hydrolase family 2 TIM barrel-domain containing protein, which encodes MKKQYNLSKLHWKLSGWIPEYWRLNQTAEIGTSPDAEIPAIPAHVPGSVQHALLEAGIIPDWNVGLNFRECEWVENRHWIYEVAIPDEWIEARKTFRLKCLGLDFAGEVILNGKLVSDFCGSFIPHCFNLTPHLQEKGNILRIVFTTPPRWLGQFGYTSKMKDWKVRFNYTWDWTARLVQIGIWDDVILEVTDGREIKDFRCFTDADPVTATGIIQMNGLVSARKSDLIRITLTQNKQIIRTEEVPPEHISQGVIWEVPSIELWWPNMEGQQPLYILSCTLVDKEGRELDQIDRRIGFKHVRWVPCEDAPENADPWICEVNGRPIFLQGVNWTPIRTNFADVTIEDYRKRLELYRDLGCNVLRVWGGAVLEKECFYDLCDELGILVWQEFPLSSSGVDNLPPDDEKTIREMSEIAKSYIARRQHHVSLLLWSGGNELMYLDGKPVDISHPLIKRFHDIVKNEDPTRRFLPTSASGPSEWGSPENFGKGIHWDVHGPWKAVGNLECEWSDYWKNDDALFRSEVGAPSASPTEIIRKSAGKLPVMPATPENPLWRRTSTWWIEWHEFVAEKGREPESLDEYVAWSQERQKKALAIAVKACKGRFPRCGGIILWMGHDCFPCTANTAIVDFEGNPKPAALELKEIWRNPSTKPL